In Deltaproteobacteria bacterium, the genomic window GAACCGGGCTATCAGCGGTCGGTTTCCATTTCACTGGGGCAGAACATCTATACCCCGGAAGATATCTCCCGGACCGACCTGGTAAAGGATGACCGCCCCTATGCGGGTATTGCCTATCTCGCCGTCGGTCTTCACAGCAGGAACGAGCAGGTGATGAATACCTTTGAGATCGATGCCGGCATCGTGGGAAGGCACTCCTACGCGGAAGACTTTCAAATGCTCATTCATCAGTGGATAGAGGAGAAAGAGCCCCGGGGATGGAAGCACCAGCTTCACGATGAACCCGTGGTGAATCTTTTTTTCGAGCGGAAATGGAAGCTGTTCAAAAAAAGCCGGGGAGGGTTCGGATGTGATCTCATTCCCCATCTGGGGTTTGGCGCCGGCAATATGTTTGTCGGGGCCGATGCGGGTAGCGAAGTGCGGTTCGGCTGGAACCTGCCGAATGATTTCGGGACCTTTCTCATCAGGCCCGGTTCGGACAGCAACGCGCCCATCGACAGTAGTGATCCGCGATTCCTGGACTTCTTCCACCGGTTCGGCATACACCTCTTTTTTGCCGTTGATGGAAGGGCCGTTCTGAGAAACATCCTGCTTGACGGTAATACCTTCCGCGACAGCCACAGCGTTGACAAGGAATACTTCGTCGCCGACCTGGTCGGCGGTGCCGGAATGATCCTCGACCGGTTCAAGATCACCTATGCATACGTGTACCAGACGAAGGAATTCAAGACCCAGGAGGATCCGCAGACGTACGGGTCCATATCGGTGTCGGCGACGTTCTGAGGCACTTACTCATCCAACTTGAACCTGATCCGCAGGACCCCGTCGGCGTGTGACGTGGAGATGATCCTGAAAACCCCGATCTCTTTTGTTGTCTTTACATGGGGGCCGATGCAGGGGCAGGCGTCGTAATCACCGATTCGAACGATCCTGAGCCGTTCACCGGCGTCATCGGGCAGTTTTTCCAGGTTATAGAGTTCCTGCGCCTCGTCGGGAGACAGAAATTCTTCCGTGACGGGGAGGTCGGCATCGATGATCTCCCTGACCGTTTCAACGATCCGCAGGATCTCCCCGTCCGTCAGGGGCCGGTCGAAATAGTAGTCGCACTTGGATTTTTTCTTCTCGATATGGGCGCTGAAAGAGCGCCCCGTGCCGAACATCCTGACCATTGTCCGGTTCAGGATATGCTCGGCCGAATGCATCCGTGGATCGTACTGTTTGCTCATACCGTCCATCCTGCCTTTAATGATGTTTGTGCCCTATATACATGCAAATTGCCGGCCCTGCAACAAGGGCGACGACTTCATAGGGAGTCCTACGGAAATGAAGCGGCGGCCTCGTTCAGTGATCCATGCCGGGCGGGTTTTTTGGAACCGGTTTGTAGGTTTGGCAGGTTCATCCTACAAAAATGTAGCCTCAAAATATGAACACGGCGGAAAGGTCCTGAAAGAAAACGAAATAAGACAATAATACCGGGATGATAGGATTTTTTCGCATACTGGCATCATAATTGCTCTGTTCTGTGTCAAGGTTTCGTCTGCCCTTTGCGGGAGATGAGCGTCAAAAATCCTTTTTCGGGGGAGAACGCCATGGCCTGTTCTCAGGAAATGCAGGGGCCCGTTGAAATATTCAAGATGTCCGGGCATGGAAACGACTTTATCATTGTTGACAACAGCCGTGAAACCCTGAAGGCAAACTGGCGTGACTGTGCGATACGGTGGTGCCGCCGCCGCGTCTCTGTCGGCGCCGACGGTCTCCTCATCATCGGGCCGTCGCGGGATGCGGACCTGTCGTTGCGCATCTTCAACGCCGACGGAAGCGAGGCGGAAATGTGCGGAAACGGGGTGCGCTGTGCGGCCAGGTTCGCCGTGGAACGGGAGATCACGGGATCAACCCTTGCGATCTCAACCCTGGCCGGTATCATCCGGGCCCGGGTGGAAGGACGCAAGGCATGTATCAGGTTGCCGGACCTGGCGGAAATGATGGACCCCCTCTCGGTTGAGACCGAAGTGGGGAGATATCTTGCCTATCCCGTTCATCTGGGTGTTCCCCACGCCGTCATCTTTTTCGATTCCGTGGCGGACCTGCCGGCGAAGACCGTCCACGACCTGGGCCGGAGCGTCAGGTTCCACCGGCTCTTCGAACCGGCGGGGACCAATGTGGACCTGCTTCAGGTCGTCGCGCCGAACCATATCCGCGTGCGTACCTACGAGCGGGGCGTTGAAGGAGAGACCATGGCCTGTGGAACAGGGGCCGTTGCTTCGGCGATCGCGGCCCATCTGTTCGGTGATGCCGGTGATTTGCCGATAGCCGTTGAAATGCCGGGTGGCGTGCTTGACGTGAGCTTCATGAAGGACGGGTTCTGCTTCAGCAATATCTGGCTCTCCGGCGATGTCGACTGGGTGTTTCACGGCGAAATATTGAAAGATGGAGAATACTGATGGAACAGTACATGCCGGCGGCACGTATCCGGGAATTGCCTCCCTATCTGTTCGCCCGCATCGATGATATCAAACAGGAGGCCCTGGCCGCCGGCATAGACGTGATAGATCTCGGTATCGGTGATCCGGACCTGAGCCCGCCGGAGCCGGTGATTGACGCCCTGATCCGCGGGGTGAGGAAGGACGGTGCTCATCACTACTCGTCCTACGCGGGACTGCCGCGCTTGAGAAGGGCTTTTTCCGAGTGGTTCGAACACCGGTTCGGGGTCCCCGTCGATCCGGACAGGGAGGTGCTTCCCCTGATCGGGTCGAAGGAGGGCATCGGCCATATCTACCTGTCACAGGTCGATCCGGGAGACGAGGTCCTTATCCCCGATCCCGGTTATCCCGTTTATGCGGCCGGTGCCGTCCTCGCGGGGGCGATACCGCGCTACTTCCCGCTGAGAAGGGAGAACAGCTATCTTCCCGCCGTTGCAGATCTTGAGGGGATGGTCTCGCCGCGAACGCGGATGATGTGGCTCAATTATCCCTCGAACCCGACGGCGGTCCTGGCTGACCGGACATCCTTCGAGGAGGCGGCCCGCTTCGCCCGTGACCGGGGACTTCTGATCTGTCACGATATGGCCTACTCGGAGATCACCTTTGACGGTGCCCGGTCCGTGAGCTTTCTCGAAATTGATGGTGGAAAGGACGTCTGTGTCGAGTTTCATTCACTTTCAAAGACGTTCTGCATGCCGGGCTGGCGTGTCGGCTTTGCCGTGGGGAACGCTGGCGCGATCGGCGCCCTGGCGAAAGTGAAAACGAACCTCGACTCGGGGATATTCATCCCCCTGCAGGAAGCGGCCGTGACCGCCCTCGAAGAGTGCGGTGATGACGTTCTCCGAATAGGTGCCGTTTTTGAAAAGCGGCGTAACCTTTTCGTGTCCGGCCTTGCCGGTGCGGGATGGGACGTGCCTCTTCCGCCCTCGACCTTTTATGTGTGGGCCCCCATTCCCGCGGGATACGATTCGATGGGGTTCTGCACCCACCTGTTACGAGAGGCCGGGATCGTCTGTACGCCCGGGACCGGATTCGGGAAACAGGGCGAGGGCTTTGTCAGGATGAGCCTGACCGTTCCCGATGAGCGCCTTGAGGAAGCGGTGGCGCGCCTGAGGGGCATCGGGATCGTCTATAAAGAGCAGGAGGTCTTACGTGTATTGTGAAAAAGTCAGGGCCGACCGCCCCCGCGAATGTTGCGGCGTTTTCGGGATATACGGCGATGCCGCGGCTGCCGAGAAAACCTATCTCGGGCTCTTTTCCCTGCAGCACCGGGGACAGGAGAGCGCCGGGATCGCCGTATCCGCGGGAAAAGAAATGACGGTTCACCGGGGTATGGGGCTGGTCTGGTCCGTTTTCTCCGACCCCCGCATCATGCCGCGTCTCCGGGGAACGGCAGCCATCGGGCACACCCGGTATTCCACGACGGGTTCATCGGACCTGCTCAACGCCCAGCCGATCATGGTTCGGTATAAGGGTAACCAGATAGCGGCGGCACACAACGGCAACCTGGTGAATTCACTGGAACTCAGGACCATGCTCGAAGGCCGGGGGTCGATATTTCAGACCACCGCCGACAGTGAGATCGTCCTGCACCTCATCGCGCGCTCGGAAAAGGATACCGTCGAGGATGTCGTCATGGATGCCCTTTCATACCTTGACGGGGCGTATTGTTTTGTGTTTCTGACCCCAGAGAAATTGATAGCCGCCCGTGACCCGCACGGATTCAGACCGCTATGCCTGGGGCAGGCGGGAAGCGCTTTCGTCGTGGCCTCGGAATCCTGTGCGTTTGATATCATCGGGGCGCGCTATATCCGGAGTATCGAACCGGGAGAGGTGGTGGTCATCGACAGGGAGGGAGTTACATCACGGATGATGACCACTGAAGGGAAAAGATCGTACTGCGTTTTTGAATATATATATTTTTCAAGACCTGACAGCCTTATCTTCGGTGAGAAGGTTGACAAGGCACGGAGAAGACTTGGGAAGAAGCTTGCGGAAGAGGCGGCCTGCGAGGCCGATATCGTCATAGCGATTCCCGACTCGGCAAATACGGCAGCCCTTGGATATGCTCACAGATCCGGCATCCCCTTTGAGATCGGTCTGATCAGAAGTCACTATGTGGGTCGGACCTTCATCGCTCCCCATCAGAAGGCCCGGGAGCTGGACGTGCGGGTGAAATTCAATCCCGTGCCGGGTGTTGTGAGGGACAGGCGGGTCGTTGTCGTCGAAGATTCCATCGTGCGAGGAACGACATTGAAACAGCTGGTACGCATCATTCGAAATGCCGGGGCTTCCGAGGTTCACGTGCGGGTCAGTTCACCGCCCATCATTTCTCCCTGTTATTACGGGATCGATATATCGAGCCGGGGTGAGCTCATCGCCTCATCCCACTGCGTTGAAGACACCCGCCGGTACATTGAGGCGGATTCCCTGGCCTATCTCTCCGTCGAGGGGATGCTTGAGGCAGTCCCGGACGGTCATTTCCAGTGCACGGCCTGTTTTACCGGAGCATATCCGACGGCCGTGCCCGTGCATTTCGAAAAAGACCAATTCTCCGTGAATTGCAAGGCGGACCGCTGATGTTTCTTCTCCTGATCGAGAAAGGATGTTCAGATCATGACAGATAAGGAGCGAACCCTCTGCGGGGTTCTGTGTGATAGGGATGCGGAACGCCGGGTGTTCCTGACGGGCTGGGTCGATGCCCTGAGGGACCACGGCGATGTGCTGTTCATACATCTGCGGGACAGGAGCGGCATTGTACAGGTCGTCTTCGATCCCCGGCATACTCCGGAAACGGTGATGAGGCTCGCCGATTCACTGCGGGTGGAGTTCTGCCTGTCCGTCACGGGACGGGTGGTCAGGCGGGAACAGGGAACGGAAAACCCCCATATTCCGACGGGTACGGTGGAAGTAGCCGCGGATGAACTCGTTATTCTCAATACATCGAAGCCGATACCCTTCGCCATTTCGGAAAAGGCGATGGTCGCCGGTGCAGCGGCGGCTCCGGCGGAGGCGGTCACGGAGGACATGCGGCTGGCATACCGGTATCTCGACCTGCGGCGGCCCAGCATGCAGGAAAACCTCATGTTCCGTCACCGGGTGTTCGGAAAGGCCCGTGCCGTCCTGGACGACCTTGGTTTTGTTGAAATAGAGACGCCCATGCTCACGAAGAGCACCCCGGAGGGTGCGAGGGATTACCTGGTTCCCAGCCGGATATATCCGCGGCGGTTCTTCGCCCTGCCCCAGTCGCCCCAGCTCTTCAAACAACTGCTCATGGTGGGCGGGCTCGAGCGGTACTATCAGTTCGCCCGCTGTTTCCGTGACGAAGACCTCCGCCCGAACCGGCAGCCCGAGTTCACCCAGCTTGACATGGAGGCGTCATTCATTGATGAATCCTTCATCAGGGACACGGTGGAGGCCCTGGTTCAGGCCATGTTCGGGGAAAAGGGGATCGAACTTACGCGTCCCTTTCCGCGGATGACCTGGCATGAGGCGATGGACCGGATGGGGACGGATCGCCCCGACACGCGCTTCGACATGCAATTTGTGGAAGCCTCGGATATTTTCAGCGGTACGTCATACGGGATCTTCCGTGAAATCCTCCGCGGGGGAGGGCATATCAAGGGGATCAACGTGAAAGGACAGGCCGGCAACCTGAGCAAGAACGTTCTTCAGAACGAATACGCGAAAGTAATCGTTCCATCCTTCGGGGCTGCCGGTATGACCTGGATGAAAATAGCCGGCGGCGCGCCCGAGTCGAATATCGTTCATTTTTTCAGTGACGGGGAACGGGCGGCGCTGATGGAGCGGTTCAATGCCGCCGACGGTGACGTTATCATCATGATAGCGGACACATCCTACAAAATTGTCGTCGGCGCGCTGGGACAACTGCGGCTGCACCTGGCCGACCGCCTCGGGCTCATTCCTTCCGGTGTGTACAGGCCCCTGTGGGTCACGGATTTTCCCCTCTTCACCAGGAGCCGGGGAAAATTGACGTCCAATCACCACCCCTTTACGGCCCCCGACCGTGATGATTTCGATCCCGGTGATGAGGCGGACCTCCTGTCCCTGAAGTCACGCTCCTACGATCTGGTGGTGAACGGTGAGGAACTGGGCGGCGGAAGCATGCGCATCCATGATGCCCGTCTCCAGCGCGCCATTTTTCGTTGCCTGGGGCTTCCCGAAGATGAGGTGGAAGAACGGTTCGGCTTTTTCCTGCGGGCCCTGGAATACGGAGCACCCCCCCACGGGGGGATCGCCCTTGGTATGGACCGGGTCGTTTCGATGATCCTGGGGACCGACTCGATCCGGGAGGTCATCGCCTTTCCGAAGAACCGGAAGGCCTTCTGCCCGCTCAGCGAGGCCCCGTCGCCAGTGTCCCGCCGGCAGCTTTCGGATCTGGGACTCCTTGACCTTGACGCCGGTGGATGGGTGGACGGCAGAAAAATAATGGGGGGATGATCCGGACCCCCTTCGTGACGGTGATCGAAGAACATGAAAGCATTGCTTGCCCTTGAGGACGGAAGGATATTTACGGGAGAGGCCTTCGGTGCGCCCGGCGAACGCTTCGGCGAAGTGGTTTTCAATACGGGGATGACGGGTTACCAGGAAATCCTGACGGACCCCTCCTACCGGGGACAGATCGTCGCCATGACCTATCCGTTGATCGGGAATTACGGGGTGAACAGCGACGATACCGAATCGCGGGCGATCCATCTCGAAGGATTTCTCGTGGGCGAGCTCTGCGAGCGGCCCAGCAATCATCGTTCTGAGAAAGACCTCGATTCGTATCTCAAGGAACGGGGCATTCCCGGGATCCAGGGGATCGATACACGGGCGCTGACGAGGCACATCCGGGAGGCCGGCGCCATGAGGGCCGGTGTTTCGACACTCGACACCGACAGGGAATCTCTTGTTGCAAAGGTCAGAAGGTCCCCTGGACTGGTGGGGCGGGACCTGGCCATTGAAGTGACCTGTCCCGCGCCGTACGAGGTGCCGCGGCAGGGCGGGCTGCGCGTCGTCCTTCTCGATTTCGGGGCCAAGGAGAGCATCCTGCGGGAGCTTCACCGCGTGGGCTGTCACGTCCTGGTGGTGCCGGCCGGCACGACGGCGGAAGATGTCCTCGCGCTCCAGCCGCACGGTGTCCTTTTGTCGAACGGTCCCGGCGACCCCGCGGCGGTCCGCTATGCCGTGGAGACGCTCCGCCGGCTCATCGGGGAAAAGCGGGTCCCGATCTTCGGTATCTGCCTGGGGCACCAGCTCCTGGGACAGGCCCTGGGCGGTACCACTTACAAGCTGAAGTTCGGCCATCACGGAAGTAACCACCCCGTGAAGGACCTGCGAACGGGACGGATCCACATTACGGTTCAGAACCACGGGTTCTGTGTTGATATCGAGTCACTCGATACAGAAGCGATCGAGATCACCCACATGAACCTGAACGACAACACCCTGGAAGGGATGCGGCACCGCGAGCTCCCCCTGTTTTCCGTACAGTTCCACCCGGAAGCGGGTCCCGGTCCTCACGACGCGCGCTACCTGTTCCAGGATTTTGTGAAGATGATGAAGAACGATCCACCACGGGAATGAAGGAAATGAGAGAGAAAGTAGCCGTTTTTGACTTCGGCTCTCAGTATGCCCAGCTCATTGCCCGGCGTATCCGGGAGCTCGGCGTGTACTGCGAGATCGTCGACCATTCGATTTCAAGGGAAGCGATCGAAGGGATGGCCCCCGCGGCGATCATTCTTTCCGGCGGACCCTCGTCGGTCCTCGCCGGGAATGCCCCCTCCATGGACGCCCGGATCCTTGAGCTCGATATTCCCATTCTGGGAATCTGTTACGGCATGCAGCTCATGGCGAAGCTTCAGGGCGGCATCGTCGAAAAGGGGCTCAGCGGCGAATACGGTCCTGCCTCGATAGAGATCACCGATATGCGATCCCTCTTCGCGGGCATGGAATTTCGCATCGACGTCTGGATGAGTCACGGCGACCGTGTCATCGTCGTGCCCGACGGGTACCGGGTCCTTGCCAGGACCGGGGGATGCCCTGTGGCTGCCATGGGAGACGACCGGCGGCGGCGGTACGGCGTCCAGTTCCACCCCGAGGTGATTCATACGCCGAAAGGAAAGGAAATCATCCGGAACTTCCTTTACCGCATTGCCGGGTGTTCCGGCGGCTGGACCATGAGCAGTTTCATCGAAGAGGCCGTGAGGAACATTCGGAATCGCGTCGGTGATGCCGGCGTCATCTGTGCTTTGTCCGGCGGTGTCGATTCCGCCGTCGTTGCGGCCCTGCTCAACCGTGCCGTGGGTGACAGAATGACGGCCATATTCGTGGATAACGGCCTTCTCAGGAGTGGAGAGATCAGTGAGATAGAAGAGATCTTCCGGCACGAATACCCCCTTCGCCTGACGGTGGCCCACGCGGCGGGACGGTTCCTCGACGCCCTGAAGGGAGTGGTCGACCCGGAGAAAAAACGCAAGATCATCGGTGAGACCTTCATCCATGTCTTCCGTGAGGAAGCGAAGAACTGTGAGAATGCCCGGTTCCTTGCCCAAGGGACCCTCTACCCCGACGTGATAGAGAGTCAGTCCGCCCATGGCGGGCCGTCGGTGGTGATCAAAAGCCACCATAATGTGGGAGGCCTTCCGAAAGAACTGGGCTTTGAACTGCTGGAACCCCTTCGGGAGCTTTTCAAGGACGAGGTTCGACGGCTCGGAAGGGAGCTGGGCCTTCCGGAAAAACTGCTGACCCGGCAGCCCTTTCCCGGACCGGGGCTGGCCGTCCGGATCATCGGCGAGGTGACGGAAGAATCACTGGCCGTCCTCCGGCATGCCGATCAGGTCGTTCAGGAGGAAATAGCGGGGTACGAGGAATATCATCAGATATGGCAGTCCTTTGCCGTCCTTCTGCCCGTCAAGAGCGTGGGTGTCATGGGGGACGAGCGGACCTACGCCAACGTGGTCGCCCTGCGGGTCGTTTCCAGCATGGATGGGATGACGGCTGACTGGGTCAGGCTGCCCGCCGATGTTCTGTCGCGGATATCGTCGCGGATCATAAACGAGGTGAAAGGGGTCAATCGTGTCGTCTACGATATCAGTTCCAAGCCCCCGGGAACGATAGAATGGGAATAGGATGCATTCATGCCGAAACGGACGGACATCCATAAAATCCTGATCATCGGGTCGGGCCCCATCGTCATCGGTCAGGCCTGCGAATTTGATTATTCGGGAACCCAGGCCTGCAAGGCGCTGGCCGAAGAGGGGTTCGAGGTGGTCCTGCTCAATTCGAACCCGGCCACGATTATGACGGACCCTGAAATGGCCCACCGGACCTACATCGAACCGATCACGGCCGATGTGGTCGAAAAGATAATAGAAAAAGAACGGCCCCAGGCGGTCCTGGCCACCCTGGGGGGACAAACGGCCCTCAATACCGCCGTAGAGGCCGCCGAACGGGGAGTGTTCGATGCCTACGGTGTGGAAATGATCGGCGCCGACCTTTTCGCGATCAAGCGGGCCGAGGACCGGGACCTCTTCAAAACGGCAATGGCCGAGATCGGGCTCGATCTGCCCCGGAGCGCCGCCGCGCGGAACATGGACGAAGCCCGGCGCGTGGTCGGGGATATCGGTCTGCCCGTCGTGATACGCCCCAGCTTCACCCTGGGAGGTACGGGCGGCGCCCTGGCTTACAATATGGAAGAATTCGAGGAGTTCGCGGCCTGGGGCATTGAGCAGAGCATGATCAGCGAGATACTGATAGAAGAATCCGTTGCGGGCTGGAAGGAATTCGAGCTTGAGGTCATGCGGGACCAGAAGGATAACGTGGTGATCATCTGTTCCATCGAAAATCTGGATCCCATGGGAGTTCACACGGGGGATTCGATCACGGTGGCGCCGGCCCAGACCCTGACGGACCGGGAGTACCAGCACATGAGGAACGCCGCCGTCGCCGTCATCAGGAAGATCGGCGTCGCCACGGGCGGGTCGAACATCCAGTTCGCCATTCATCCGAAGACAGGCCGGATGGTGGTGATCGAAATGAATCCCCGGGTGTCCCGTTCATCGGCACTGGCATCGAAAGCCACGGGGTTTCCCATCGCGAAGATAGCGGCGAAACTGGCCGTGGGGTACAGCCTTGACGAGATACCCAACGATATAACGAAGAAAACACCCGCTTCCTTCGAGCCTACCATAGATTACTGTGTCGTCAAGATACCCCGTTTCGCCTTTGAAAAATTCCCCGGCGTGGACGACACCCTCACCATCTCCATGAAATCCGTGGGCGAGACCATGGCGATCGGTCGCACCTTCAAGGAGTCCCTTCAGAAAGCGCTGCGGGGCCTTGAGATCGGCCTTCACGGACTCGACGGTTCCATCGGCGGTGAACTGGATGACAAGGAGCTTGAAGCACGGCTGATCCGGCCGACACCGGGGCGGCTCCTCCTTATCCGGCAGGCCCTCCTGCGGGGATATTCCGAAGACCGGATCGCCGACCTCACGGCTATCGATCCCTGGTTTCTCCGGAACATCGCCGATATCGTCGCCATGGAGCGGGCCCTCGGGTCTCTGAAAAATGAACCGGGGATTCCCGCGGAGGTCATGGAGAAGGCAAAGCGCTTCGGTTTTTCCGATCACCAGATCGGAGACCTGACGGGACGCAATGAAGCGGACATCGCACGACTCCGGGAAGAGATGGGAATAACACCCGTCTACAAGCTGGTCGATACCTGCGCCGCCGAATTCGAGGCCCACACGCCATACTATTATTCGACCTACGCCGAAGAAGACGAGAGCCGTCGGGGGACCTCGCGGCGGGTCATGATCATCGGGGGAGGGCCGAACCGGATCGGCCAGGGCATCGAATTCGACTACTGCTGTGTCCATGCCTCGATGGCCCTGCGGGAGGCGGGATACGAGACGATCATGGTGAATTCCAATCCCGAAACGGTCTCGACCGATTACGATATATCGGACAGGCTCTATTTCGAGCCCCTGACCCTTGAAGATGTTCTCAATATCGTGCGGGTGGAGCAGCCCGAGGGTGTCATCGTGCAGCTCGGGGGGCAGACACCGCTGAACCTGGCCATACCCCTTGCCCGGCATGGGGTCAGGATACTGGGGACACCGCCCGAAGCGATCGACCGGGCCGAGGACCGCAAGCTCTTCAAGGAAATGGCCGATATCCTGGGGGTCAGGCAGCCGCAGAGCGGAACGGCCCGTTCCCTGGCGGAGGTCCAGGAGATCGTCGATGAGATCGGCTACCCGGTCCTGATCCGACCCTCCTATGTCCTTGGCGGCCGGGCCATGGTGGTGGTCTGGAACCAGGCCGATCTTGAAGGATTCGTAAAAGAAGCGTTCCTGGCCTCGCCGGACCATCCCATCCTGGTGGATAAATTTCTTGAGGATGCCATCGAGGTGGATGTGGATGCCGTCTCCGACGGTGTGGACGTCATCGTAGCGGGTGTGATGGAACATATCGAACTTGCCGGCGTTCACTCGGGGGACAGCGCCATGGTCCTCCCCGTCTATTCGCTGAAGGATGAAACGATCGCGGAGATCCGGGACACCACGAGAAGGGTGGCCCTTGAACTGGGGGTCAGAGGGCTTCTGAATATTCAGTATGCCGTGAAGGGAACGGAGCTCTTCATCCTGGAGGTGAATCCCCGGGCATCGCGGACGGTCCCCTTCGTGTCAAAGGCGACGGGGGTCCCTCTGGCGAAGATCGCCACGAAGATCATGGTCGGCCTTTCCCTCCGGGAGCAGGGGATCACGGCGGATCCCGAACCGCGCTATTTTTCGGTGAAAGAATCAGTGCTTCCCTTCAAGAGATTTTTCGGCGTCGATACGCTCCTGGGTCCCGAAATGAAGTCGACCGGTGAGGTGATGGGCATTGACCGGGACCTGGGGATCGCCTACGCGAAGAGCCAGATAGCGGCCGGCCAGCCGGTGCCGGAGGGAGGCAAGGTCTTCATCAGCGTCAAGGATGATGATAAGATGGCGATCGTTCCCATCGGGAAACAATTCGCCGACCTGGGATTTGAGATCCTTTCGACACCGGGGACGGCACAAACGCTCGCGGCACGGGGGATATCCGTTACCAGGCTCCCGCGTCTCGACGAAGGGCGGCCGAATCTCATGGACTACATGAAAAACAGGGACGTGAACCTGCTGATCAACACGCCGAGCGGACCCAAGCCGCGCCGGGATGAAGTGCGGATCAGAAGCACCGCGGTTTCCCGCAACATTCCCCTGATCACCACCATCGCCGGAGCGGAGGCCATGGTGAACGCCATAAGGACAATGAAAAA contains:
- the guaA gene encoding glutamine-hydrolyzing GMP synthase, translating into MKEMREKVAVFDFGSQYAQLIARRIRELGVYCEIVDHSISREAIEGMAPAAIILSGGPSSVLAGNAPSMDARILELDIPILGICYGMQLMAKLQGGIVEKGLSGEYGPASIEITDMRSLFAGMEFRIDVWMSHGDRVIVVPDGYRVLARTGGCPVAAMGDDRRRRYGVQFHPEVIHTPKGKEIIRNFLYRIAGCSGGWTMSSFIEEAVRNIRNRVGDAGVICALSGGVDSAVVAALLNRAVGDRMTAIFVDNGLLRSGEISEIEEIFRHEYPLRLTVAHAAGRFLDALKGVVDPEKKRKIIGETFIHVFREEAKNCENARFLAQGTLYPDVIESQSAHGGPSVVIKSHHNVGGLPKELGFELLEPLRELFKDEVRRLGRELGLPEKLLTRQPFPGPGLAVRIIGEVTEESLAVLRHADQVVQEEIAGYEEYHQIWQSFAVLLPVKSVGVMGDERTYANVVALRVVSSMDGMTADWVRLPADVLSRISSRIINEVKGVNRVVYDISSKPPGTIEWE
- the carB gene encoding carbamoyl-phosphate synthase large subunit; this translates as MPKRTDIHKILIIGSGPIVIGQACEFDYSGTQACKALAEEGFEVVLLNSNPATIMTDPEMAHRTYIEPITADVVEKIIEKERPQAVLATLGGQTALNTAVEAAERGVFDAYGVEMIGADLFAIKRAEDRDLFKTAMAEIGLDLPRSAAARNMDEARRVVGDIGLPVVIRPSFTLGGTGGALAYNMEEFEEFAAWGIEQSMISEILIEESVAGWKEFELEVMRDQKDNVVIICSIENLDPMGVHTGDSITVAPAQTLTDREYQHMRNAAVAVIRKIGVATGGSNIQFAIHPKTGRMVVIEMNPRVSRSSALASKATGFPIAKIAAKLAVGYSLDEIPNDITKKTPASFEPTIDYCVVKIPRFAFEKFPGVDDTLTISMKSVGETMAIGRTFKESLQKALRGLEIGLHGLDGSIGGELDDKELEARLIRPTPGRLLLIRQALLRGYSEDRIADLTAIDPWFLRNIADIVAMERALGSLKNEPGIPAEVMEKAKRFGFSDHQIGDLTGRNEADIARLREEMGITPVYKLVDTCAAEFEAHTPYYYSTYAEEDESRRGTSRRVMIIGGGPNRIGQGIEFDYCCVHASMALREAGYETIMVNSNPETVSTDYDISDRLYFEPLTLEDVLNIVRVEQPEGVIVQLGGQTPLNLAIPLARHGVRILGTPPEAIDRAEDRKLFKEMADILGVRQPQSGTARSLAEVQEIVDEIGYPVLIRPSYVLGGRAMVVVWNQADLEGFVKEAFLASPDHPILVDKFLEDAIEVDVDAVSDGVDVIVAGVMEHIELAGVHSGDSAMVLPVYSLKDETIAEIRDTTRRVALELGVRGLLNIQYAVKGTELFILEVNPRASRTVPFVSKATGVPLAKIATKIMVGLSLREQGITADPEPRYFSVKESVLPFKRFFGVDTLLGPEMKSTGEVMGIDRDLGIAYAKSQIAAGQPVPEGGKVFISVKDDDKMAIVPIGKQFADLGFEILSTPGTAQTLAARGISVTRLPRLDEGRPNLMDYMKNRDVNLLINTPSGPKPRRDEVRIRSTAVSRNIPLITTIAGAEAMVNAIRTMKKRGFDVEPLQDRYENRRVRTTVRA